A single window of Ictalurus furcatus strain D&B chromosome 3, Billie_1.0, whole genome shotgun sequence DNA harbors:
- the sufu gene encoding suppressor of fused homolog isoform X2 gives MDEMRPSGGAAGHLGLASLFPPGLQAIYAECRRLYPDQPNPLQVTAIVKYWLGGPDPLDYISMYRNVGCPALDVQEHWHYVSLGLSDLYGDNRVHEFTGLEGPSGFGFELTFRLKREPGETAPPTWPAELMQGLARYVFQSENTFCSGDHISWHSPLDNSESRIQHMLLTEDPQMHPVHTPFGLVSFLQIVGVCTEELQAAQQWNGQGILDLLRGVRVAGGPWLITDMRRGETIFDIDPHLQERVDKGIETDGSNLSGVSAKCAWDDLSRPPEDEDDSRSICIGSQPRRLSEKDTEQIREALRKGLEINSKSVLPPINTQRPHQDRPLSRKDSLESESSSAIVPHELVRTRQLESVHLKFNQESGTLLPLCLRGRLLHGRHFTYKSINGDTAITFVSTGVEGAFATEEHPYAAHGPWLQILLTEEFVEHMLGDLQDLSVRDESKLPKEYSWPDKKLKISILPDTVFDSPLQ, from the exons ATGGATGAAATGCGGCCTAGCGGGGGAGCGGCTGGTCACCTcgggctcgcctcgctctttcCGCCGGGTCTGCAGGCCATCTACGCGGAGTGTCGCCGACTGTACCCCGATCAGCCAAACCCGCTACAAGTCACCGCCATCGTTAAGTACTG GTTAGGGGGGCCAGATCCTCTGGACTACATAAGCATGTACAGGAACGTGGGATGCCCTGCTCTGGATGTACAGGAACACTGGCACTATGTGAGTCTCGGCCTGAGTGATCTGTACGGAGACAACAGAGTTCATGA ATTCACTGGTCTTGAAGGTCCTAGTGGATTTGGCTTTGAGCTTACATTTCGGTTGAAGAGGGAGCCCGGGGAGACTGCTCCCCCCACCTGGCCAGCCGAGCTTATGCAAGGTTTGGCTCGGTACGTCTTTCAATCAG AAAACACGTTCTGCAGCGGTGACCACATTTCATGGCATAGCCCACTAGACAACAGTGAGTCCCGAATCCAGCACATGCTGCTCACAGAGGACCCCCAGATGCACCCTGTACATACCCCCTTTGGGCTGGTTAGCTTCCTTCAA ATCGTGGGGGTGTGTACAGAAGAGCTCCAGGCAGCACAGCAGTGGAATGGTCAGGGCATTTTGGACCTGCTGCGtggagtgcgtgt TGCTGGAGGTCCGTGGTTAATCACTGACATGAGGAGAGGGGAGACTATATTTGACATTGATCCTCACTTACAA GAGAGAGTGGATAAAGGCATCGAAACGGACGGCTCTAACCTGAGCGGCGTCAGTGCCAAGTGTGCATGGGATGACCTGAGCCGACCTCCAGAGGATGAGGACGACAGTCGCAGCATCTGCATTGGATCGCAGCCACGCAGGCTGTCTGAGAAAG ACACCGAACAGATCAGGGAAGCCTTGAGGAAAGGACTGGAGATTAACAGCAAGTCAGTCTTACCCCCCATTAACACTCAGAGACCCCATCAAGACCGGCCACT AAGTCGTAAGGACAGTCTGGAAAGTGAGAGCTCATCTGCTATTGTTCCTCATGAGCTGGTGAGGACGCGGCAGCTGGAGAGTGTGCACCTCAAGTTCAATCAGGAGTCTGGAACTCTGCTCCCACTGTGCCTTAG AGGTCGCCTCCTTCACGGGAGGCACTTCACATATAAAAGTATCAATGGTGACACAGCAATCACTTTTGTATCCACTGGAGTGGAGGGTGCTTTTGCAACAGAAGAGCACCCCTACGCTGCTCATGGGCCATGGCTACAG ATCCTTCTCACTGAAGAGTTTGTGGAGCACATGCTAGGCGACCTTCAGGATCTGAGCGTTCGTGACGAG TCCAAGCTACCAAAGGAATACAGCTGGCCTGATAAGAAGCTGAAGATTTCTATCCTGCCAGATACAGTGTTTGACAGCCCACTGCAATAA
- the sufu gene encoding suppressor of fused homolog isoform X1 gives MDEMRPSGGAAGHLGLASLFPPGLQAIYAECRRLYPDQPNPLQVTAIVKYWLGGPDPLDYISMYRNVGCPALDVQEHWHYVSLGLSDLYGDNRVHEFTGLEGPSGFGFELTFRLKREPGETAPPTWPAELMQGLARYVFQSENTFCSGDHISWHSPLDNSESRIQHMLLTEDPQMHPVHTPFGLVSFLQIVGVCTEELQAAQQWNGQGILDLLRGVRVAGGPWLITDMRRGETIFDIDPHLQQERVDKGIETDGSNLSGVSAKCAWDDLSRPPEDEDDSRSICIGSQPRRLSEKDTEQIREALRKGLEINSKSVLPPINTQRPHQDRPLSRKDSLESESSSAIVPHELVRTRQLESVHLKFNQESGTLLPLCLRGRLLHGRHFTYKSINGDTAITFVSTGVEGAFATEEHPYAAHGPWLQILLTEEFVEHMLGDLQDLSVRDESKLPKEYSWPDKKLKISILPDTVFDSPLQ, from the exons ATGGATGAAATGCGGCCTAGCGGGGGAGCGGCTGGTCACCTcgggctcgcctcgctctttcCGCCGGGTCTGCAGGCCATCTACGCGGAGTGTCGCCGACTGTACCCCGATCAGCCAAACCCGCTACAAGTCACCGCCATCGTTAAGTACTG GTTAGGGGGGCCAGATCCTCTGGACTACATAAGCATGTACAGGAACGTGGGATGCCCTGCTCTGGATGTACAGGAACACTGGCACTATGTGAGTCTCGGCCTGAGTGATCTGTACGGAGACAACAGAGTTCATGA ATTCACTGGTCTTGAAGGTCCTAGTGGATTTGGCTTTGAGCTTACATTTCGGTTGAAGAGGGAGCCCGGGGAGACTGCTCCCCCCACCTGGCCAGCCGAGCTTATGCAAGGTTTGGCTCGGTACGTCTTTCAATCAG AAAACACGTTCTGCAGCGGTGACCACATTTCATGGCATAGCCCACTAGACAACAGTGAGTCCCGAATCCAGCACATGCTGCTCACAGAGGACCCCCAGATGCACCCTGTACATACCCCCTTTGGGCTGGTTAGCTTCCTTCAA ATCGTGGGGGTGTGTACAGAAGAGCTCCAGGCAGCACAGCAGTGGAATGGTCAGGGCATTTTGGACCTGCTGCGtggagtgcgtgt TGCTGGAGGTCCGTGGTTAATCACTGACATGAGGAGAGGGGAGACTATATTTGACATTGATCCTCACTTACAA CAGGAGAGAGTGGATAAAGGCATCGAAACGGACGGCTCTAACCTGAGCGGCGTCAGTGCCAAGTGTGCATGGGATGACCTGAGCCGACCTCCAGAGGATGAGGACGACAGTCGCAGCATCTGCATTGGATCGCAGCCACGCAGGCTGTCTGAGAAAG ACACCGAACAGATCAGGGAAGCCTTGAGGAAAGGACTGGAGATTAACAGCAAGTCAGTCTTACCCCCCATTAACACTCAGAGACCCCATCAAGACCGGCCACT AAGTCGTAAGGACAGTCTGGAAAGTGAGAGCTCATCTGCTATTGTTCCTCATGAGCTGGTGAGGACGCGGCAGCTGGAGAGTGTGCACCTCAAGTTCAATCAGGAGTCTGGAACTCTGCTCCCACTGTGCCTTAG AGGTCGCCTCCTTCACGGGAGGCACTTCACATATAAAAGTATCAATGGTGACACAGCAATCACTTTTGTATCCACTGGAGTGGAGGGTGCTTTTGCAACAGAAGAGCACCCCTACGCTGCTCATGGGCCATGGCTACAG ATCCTTCTCACTGAAGAGTTTGTGGAGCACATGCTAGGCGACCTTCAGGATCTGAGCGTTCGTGACGAG TCCAAGCTACCAAAGGAATACAGCTGGCCTGATAAGAAGCTGAAGATTTCTATCCTGCCAGATACAGTGTTTGACAGCCCACTGCAATAA